Proteins found in one Ptychodera flava strain L36383 chromosome 3, AS_Pfla_20210202, whole genome shotgun sequence genomic segment:
- the LOC139129824 gene encoding centromere-associated protein E-like, producing the protein MNKEVESDVLRKRAAVTMEQVKTREKARDRDILRAMSVEQERERISELDELMNEWIQVKKELQELNTTYSELVFDRQEFVRKTGAIIDEVDIPLEIKQELMMAFLKTLPFSSEKTGKHDQKLVIEGDVLMEYVENVVHDFDIPTKRKQDMIEQFRKLVREKSANATAKESLHAKQESLQERIQAIVDDADIPDEQKEVYHQLRQVERGTPLSNTVRVLLSRDGKKSSGEVFNPWGLTINHNGHVLVCDYGRSDEPGSVKTVTADTAQILTSVTVHGLPHNFKPRDTKWQTMVTITQRMSATNAL; encoded by the exons ATGAACAAGGAAGTCGAATCCGATGTTCTAAGAAAAAGGGCCGCTGTCACTATGGAGCAGGTAAAGACAAGGGAGAAAGCTAGAGACAGAGATATTCTAAGAGCAATGTCGGTGGAACAAGAGAGGGAGAGAATATCTGAACTCGATGAACTTATGAATGAATGGATCCAGGTAAAGAAAGAATTGCAAGAATTGAATACCACTTATTCTGAATTAGTTTTTGATCGACAAGAGTTCGTCCGAAAGACAGGGGCCATTATCGACGAAGTAGATATTCCTTTAGAAATAAAGCAAGAATTAATGATGGCTTTCCTGAAGACCCTGCCTTTCAGTTCCGAAAAGACTGGTAAGCATGATCAAAAGCTGGTGATAGAGGGCGATGTACTTATGGAGTATGTTGAGAACGTCGTTCATGACTTTGATATTCCTACCAAAAGGAAACAAGATATGATAGAGCAATTCAGGAAGTTGGTACGGGAAAAGTCGGCGAATGCGACTGCCAAGGAAAGTTTGCATGCAAAGCAAGAGAGTCTACAGGAACGTATCCAGGCAATCGTTGATGACGCTGACATTCCTGATGAACAGAAGGAAGTCTATCATCAGTTAAGGCAGGTCGAACGAG GTACACCACTGTCCAACACTGTCAGGGTTTTATTGTCGAGAGATGGCAAGAAATCATCAGGAGAAGTCTTTAACCCATGGGGATTGACAATAAACCACAATGGACATGTACTTGTCTGTGACTATGGACGTAGTGACGAACCTGGCAGTGTGAAGACAGTAACAGCAGACACTGCACAGATCTTAACATCTGTCACAGTTCATGGCTTACCTCACAATTTCAAACCAAGAGACACAAAATGGCAGACAATGGTGACTATTACACAGCGGATGTCGGCAACCAATGCATTGTAG